The Brachybacterium huguangmaarense genome contains a region encoding:
- a CDS encoding glycosyltransferase family 2 protein, which produces MRSNERSVVVGVLTYRRLEMLSTLLRMLEEQSEAVDQTIWTVSTLVVDNDADGSARDLVTSRYPSVHYEVEPVPGIARARNRALDAAADLGAQVLVFIDDDEEPEPGWLTSLLATYEHCDCAAVVGRVVSRFEGAPDPWLIEGGFFRRAHRLGLRTGDTVASAATNNLLLDLAIVGDLGLRFEETLGAAGGEDTRFTLQLTAGHGRIVWCEEAVVVDVVTPERATRKVAVRRVFSAASGSIAAIVASQETPRARARSIARFTATGLGRVGIGAVQTVAGTVARRQRWQARGVGRMARGAGALLGITGRSYAEYRRQDA; this is translated from the coding sequence ATGCGCAGCAATGAGCGGTCCGTGGTGGTCGGTGTGCTCACCTATCGTCGGCTTGAGATGCTCAGCACTCTGCTGAGAATGCTCGAGGAGCAGAGTGAGGCGGTCGACCAGACCATATGGACCGTCAGCACCCTTGTCGTCGACAACGACGCCGACGGCAGCGCCCGTGACCTGGTGACGAGCCGCTACCCCTCGGTCCACTATGAGGTCGAGCCCGTGCCCGGGATTGCGCGTGCACGGAATCGCGCGCTGGACGCGGCAGCGGACCTCGGTGCGCAGGTCCTCGTGTTCATCGACGACGACGAGGAGCCGGAGCCGGGGTGGCTCACATCGCTGCTCGCCACATACGAGCACTGCGACTGCGCCGCCGTCGTCGGCAGAGTCGTGTCGCGGTTCGAAGGCGCTCCGGATCCTTGGCTGATCGAGGGCGGATTCTTCCGGAGGGCCCACCGGCTCGGACTGCGCACCGGAGACACCGTGGCGTCGGCGGCAACGAACAATCTGCTGCTCGATCTCGCGATCGTCGGCGACCTGGGTCTTCGATTCGAGGAGACGCTCGGTGCGGCGGGCGGCGAGGACACCCGCTTCACGCTCCAGCTCACTGCGGGACACGGCCGGATCGTGTGGTGTGAGGAGGCGGTCGTCGTCGATGTCGTCACCCCCGAGCGCGCCACGCGAAAGGTGGCGGTCCGCAGGGTGTTCTCGGCCGCCAGCGGTTCGATCGCAGCGATCGTCGCGTCCCAGGAGACGCCGAGGGCCCGTGCGAGGTCGATCGCGCGGTTCACCGCGACCGGTCTGGGACGCGTGGGGATCGGGGCCGTGCAGACGGTCGCGGGAACTGTCGCGCGCCGCCAGCGCTGGCAGGCGCGCGGTGTGGGCAGGATGGCCCGGGGCGCGGGGGCCCTCTTGGGCATCACGGGGAGGTCCTATGCCGAGTATCGACGTCAGGACGCATGA
- a CDS encoding glycosyltransferase family 2 protein, whose protein sequence is MRSDFGENNPGNGDGGLRVVMPVHNAESFLDEALESVLNDLPAGGEVVVVDDGSSDRSPEILARYADDRRVAVIRNDTATGVSRALNRAITYGECPEFVSVAEHDDVVLPGRFAAHVRALETEPQLGAVSGEGRYLGPTGRVAGRVAVGPKNSDEFRRMKEQGREILIPHPAITYRRDAVVGVGLYDETFDAAQDLEIVNRLVYEGGWEVRLLAGPHVLYRIHDESMSFAHIASQRMMTRYIVYRNNAQLNDLPYEGYSRWCELNQPDRRTKVRWWRKDTGALCYRKAGLAWLNRRPFSFLGNLAEASVLHPKWVLMKIGVAMGR, encoded by the coding sequence ATGCGAAGCGATTTTGGCGAGAACAATCCGGGAAACGGCGATGGCGGCCTTCGCGTGGTGATGCCCGTCCACAACGCCGAGAGCTTTCTCGACGAGGCCCTGGAAAGTGTTCTGAACGATCTTCCGGCGGGGGGCGAGGTCGTCGTCGTCGACGACGGGTCGTCCGACCGCAGCCCGGAGATTCTGGCACGCTATGCCGACGACCGCCGGGTCGCGGTCATTCGCAACGACACCGCCACCGGCGTCTCGCGTGCCCTGAACAGGGCGATCACCTACGGCGAGTGCCCGGAGTTCGTGTCCGTGGCGGAGCACGACGACGTCGTCCTCCCGGGGCGCTTCGCAGCCCATGTGCGAGCACTGGAGACCGAGCCCCAGCTGGGGGCCGTCTCCGGAGAGGGCCGCTATCTGGGCCCGACGGGGCGGGTCGCCGGGAGGGTCGCCGTCGGGCCGAAGAACTCCGATGAGTTCCGCCGGATGAAGGAACAGGGACGCGAGATCCTCATTCCTCATCCCGCCATCACCTACCGACGCGATGCTGTGGTCGGCGTAGGCCTCTACGATGAGACGTTCGATGCCGCCCAGGACCTGGAGATCGTCAATCGGCTGGTGTACGAGGGCGGATGGGAGGTACGGCTGCTTGCCGGACCACACGTCCTGTATCGAATTCATGATGAGTCGATGTCTTTCGCCCATATCGCTTCCCAGCGCATGATGACCCGCTACATCGTGTACCGGAACAATGCACAGCTGAACGACCTGCCGTACGAGGGATATTCACGATGGTGCGAGCTCAATCAGCCTGATCGCCGCACGAAGGTCCGTTGGTGGCGCAAGGACACCGGGGCTCTCTGCTACCGGAAGGCGGGTCTCGCGTGGCTCAATCGGCGACCGTTCTCGTTCCTCGGCAACCTCGCGGAGGCCAGTGTCCTCCACCCGAAGTGGGTGCTGATGAAGATCGGCGTCGCGATGGGGCGATGA
- a CDS encoding MFS transporter: MPSPTSSSQSPSHPRRVLFVLLLPLFMALVAVSIINVALDPIGDSLGADSSGLQWVLSGYALAFGVLLVPSGRAGDATGRRRMLIAGVSVFTLGSLLAGLAWDVNVLNVARILQGVGSGLLNPQSIGLIQTTFRGQARARAFAMFGTTVAVATAVGPVLGGLLMQLLGEDAGWRWMFFMNVPLGILAIALAVAWIPDDKLRLRGAAKPDLDPVGTILLGLSILLVMLPFLEREVSALVWLCLPAGLLLVLGWVAWENRYRERGRPPMVDPAIFRSTPFRNGIIIVSVYFLGSTSIWIVVPLYLQRHLDHTPFEASIIGIPSSIAAMITSQIGGRYVLKLGRRLVIAGFLIAIAGLALVALVAGPVESGAVGYGVLALPLLLIGTSQGFTISPNQTLTLGAVDPRFGGVAGGILSLGQRIGAAIGTALIPGILFSLVEGGMAWYEAFVITLVVIMALATVALGVSVLDRAREKAGVGSGE; this comes from the coding sequence GTGCCCTCTCCGACCTCCTCCTCGCAGTCCCCGTCCCATCCTCGCCGGGTCCTGTTCGTCCTGCTCCTGCCGCTGTTCATGGCGCTCGTGGCGGTCTCGATCATCAACGTGGCGCTCGACCCGATCGGCGACTCGCTCGGTGCGGACTCCTCCGGGCTGCAGTGGGTGCTGTCGGGCTACGCCCTCGCCTTCGGAGTGCTGCTGGTCCCGTCGGGACGCGCGGGCGACGCGACCGGACGGCGGCGCATGCTCATCGCCGGGGTCAGCGTGTTCACCCTCGGGTCGCTGCTCGCGGGGCTCGCGTGGGACGTGAACGTGCTGAACGTGGCACGCATCCTCCAGGGCGTCGGCTCGGGCCTGCTGAACCCGCAGTCGATCGGCCTGATCCAGACCACCTTCCGCGGTCAGGCCCGGGCACGGGCCTTCGCGATGTTCGGGACGACCGTCGCGGTCGCCACGGCGGTCGGGCCCGTGCTCGGCGGGCTGCTCATGCAGCTGCTCGGCGAGGACGCCGGGTGGCGCTGGATGTTCTTCATGAACGTGCCGTTGGGCATCCTCGCGATCGCGCTCGCCGTGGCGTGGATCCCCGACGACAAGCTGCGTCTGCGGGGCGCCGCCAAACCCGACCTGGACCCGGTGGGCACGATCCTCCTGGGCCTCTCGATCCTGCTCGTGATGCTGCCGTTCCTCGAGCGCGAGGTCTCCGCGCTCGTGTGGCTGTGCCTGCCGGCCGGTCTGCTGCTCGTGCTCGGCTGGGTGGCCTGGGAGAACCGCTACCGGGAGCGCGGACGGCCGCCCATGGTCGACCCCGCGATCTTCCGCAGCACCCCGTTCCGCAACGGCATCATCATCGTCTCGGTCTACTTCCTGGGGTCGACCAGCATCTGGATCGTGGTGCCCCTCTACCTGCAGCGCCATCTCGACCACACGCCCTTCGAGGCGTCGATCATCGGCATCCCTTCCTCGATCGCCGCGATGATCACCTCCCAGATCGGCGGCCGCTACGTGCTCAAACTCGGGCGCCGCCTCGTGATCGCGGGGTTCCTGATCGCGATCGCGGGCCTCGCGCTCGTGGCGCTCGTGGCCGGGCCCGTGGAGTCGGGCGCCGTGGGCTACGGGGTCCTCGCGCTGCCGCTGCTGCTGATCGGCACGAGCCAGGGCTTCACCATCTCCCCGAACCAGACCCTCACGCTCGGTGCCGTGGACCCGCGGTTCGGCGGGGTCGCCGGCGGCATCCTGTCGCTGGGCCAGCGCATCGGCGCCGCGATCGGCACCGCCCTCATCCCGGGCATCCTGTTCTCGCTCGTCGAGGGCGGCATGGCCTGGTACGAGGCGTTCGTGATCACCCTCGTGGTGATCATGGCGCTCGCCACGGTCGCGCTCGGCGTGAGCGTGCTCGACCGCGCGCGCGAGAAGGCGGGAGTCGGGTCGGGGGAGTGA
- a CDS encoding M48 family metallopeptidase, translating into MTPPSSPYGQGPQHGQGPAGPPPSGPYGQVPRRPDAPNLVNGATTEGILGRRGIRHPWELPLLWVGVAITIVAFALWLWATVYLVFAGVTGAQSMLDRLDEYSGIGSTLMQFYVLIGVLALMLWLGRAIQYAQPRAVGVRMSPTQFPEGYRMVVEAARHHGLRRVPDAYVMLGNGTINAFASGHGFRRFVVVYSDLFEVGGAARDPEALRFIIGHEVGHMAAGHVSYVRVLFTTLMMQVPLIGPAFSRAQEYTADNFGYSFCPQGAPGTMAVLGAGKYLNADVNVNELADRAVTERGLWLHIVNWGSSHPITTWRAHALRHRERSGKIWFRPGSPLFPGVASTPMFRGPLPSGSVFTSAYPTPDEVLEMLDAADAQRPRNLTNQFGRFPGADYSDEPSIRAVQTAMPLLSRRSDGPTPAAGPGGGAGQHPGGGSGPYPGGGPSPSSGPGPYPGSPSGPYTGGPGSSPSGPGAAPGGPGMPPGDGPGQRP; encoded by the coding sequence ATGACCCCACCCTCTTCCCCGTACGGTCAGGGGCCCCAGCACGGCCAGGGCCCCGCGGGCCCTCCGCCGAGCGGCCCCTACGGGCAGGTCCCGCGCCGTCCGGACGCGCCGAACCTCGTCAACGGCGCCACGACCGAGGGGATCCTGGGGCGGCGGGGGATCCGCCACCCCTGGGAGCTGCCGCTGCTGTGGGTCGGCGTGGCCATCACGATCGTCGCGTTCGCCCTGTGGCTGTGGGCGACCGTCTATCTCGTCTTCGCTGGCGTCACGGGCGCCCAGTCGATGCTCGACCGTCTCGACGAGTACTCGGGGATCGGCAGCACGCTCATGCAGTTCTACGTGCTCATCGGCGTGCTCGCGCTCATGCTGTGGCTCGGCCGTGCGATCCAGTACGCCCAGCCGCGGGCGGTCGGGGTCCGCATGAGCCCCACCCAGTTCCCCGAGGGCTACCGGATGGTGGTCGAGGCGGCGCGCCACCACGGCCTGCGGCGCGTGCCCGACGCCTACGTGATGCTCGGCAACGGCACCATCAACGCCTTCGCCTCCGGCCATGGGTTCCGCCGGTTCGTCGTGGTCTACTCCGACCTGTTCGAGGTCGGCGGCGCCGCGCGCGACCCCGAGGCGCTGCGCTTCATCATCGGTCACGAGGTGGGGCACATGGCCGCCGGCCACGTCTCCTACGTGCGCGTGCTGTTCACGACCCTCATGATGCAGGTCCCGCTGATCGGCCCGGCCTTCTCCCGCGCCCAGGAGTACACGGCCGACAACTTCGGCTACAGCTTCTGCCCGCAGGGGGCGCCCGGGACGATGGCGGTGCTCGGCGCCGGCAAGTACCTCAACGCCGATGTCAACGTCAACGAGCTGGCCGACCGGGCGGTGACGGAACGGGGCCTGTGGCTCCACATCGTCAACTGGGGCTCGAGCCATCCGATCACGACGTGGCGCGCGCACGCCCTGCGCCATCGCGAGCGCTCCGGCAAGATCTGGTTCCGTCCCGGCTCGCCGCTGTTCCCGGGGGTGGCGAGCACGCCGATGTTCCGCGGTCCCCTGCCCTCGGGCAGCGTGTTCACGAGCGCCTACCCCACGCCGGACGAGGTCCTCGAGATGCTGGACGCGGCCGATGCCCAGCGTCCCCGCAACCTGACCAACCAGTTCGGCCGCTTCCCGGGCGCCGACTACTCGGACGAGCCGTCGATCCGTGCCGTGCAGACCGCCATGCCCCTGCTCTCGCGGCGCAGCGACGGGCCGACGCCCGCCGCCGGCCCCGGCGGCGGTGCCGGGCAGCACCCCGGAGGCGGCTCGGGCCCCTACCCGGGCGGCGGTCCGTCGCCGAGCAGCGGCCCGGGTCCGTATCCGGGCAGCCCGTCCGGGCCGTACACGGGTGGTCCGGGATCGTCGCCGAGCGGTCCGGGAGCCGCCCCCGGCGGGCCGGGCATGCCGCCCGGCGACGGCCCTGGACAGCGCCCCTAG
- a CDS encoding aldehyde dehydrogenase family protein, whose protein sequence is MESMTAASRPLLDIPGTVAALRASFDAGTTLGIDGRLEALAALRRGIVAERSALERALAEDLGKSTQEATVTEIGVVLAEIDHMRRHLRSWLRPGRFGLGAVLAPGSGHVLREPLGTVLVIAPWNYPVNLALSPLVGAIAGGNTALLAPSELAPATSAALARLAARHLDPAWIRVVEGGVEEKTALLAERFDLIFYTGGGRVGRLVAHAAAEHLTPTVLELGGKSPVFVDEGVDLARAARRIVWGKFTNAGQTCTAPDHLMATPATLAALLPHLRAAIEEMYGPDPRTCEEYGRIVGEAQLDRLAGLLDGATAAIGGVDGIDRAARHIPPTVLVDVSFDDPVMDEEIFGPILPLLAVSGPLEAVDRIRAGAKPLTAYVFSDDPRTRRLFATRTSSGSLALGLTLAHVGAVSMPFGGVGESGHGAYHGRASLEAFTHAKPVVSKPLVPDTLRLVYPPVSALRRRLVRRLLGG, encoded by the coding sequence ATGGAGAGCATGACCGCCGCCTCCCGACCGCTGCTCGACATCCCCGGCACGGTCGCGGCCCTGCGCGCGTCCTTCGACGCTGGGACGACGCTCGGCATCGACGGGCGGCTCGAGGCGCTCGCCGCCCTGCGCCGCGGCATCGTCGCCGAGCGCAGCGCCCTCGAGCGCGCCCTGGCCGAGGACCTCGGCAAGAGCACCCAGGAGGCGACGGTCACCGAGATCGGGGTGGTGCTCGCCGAGATCGACCACATGCGACGACACCTCCGCTCCTGGCTGCGGCCCGGTCGCTTCGGCCTCGGCGCCGTCCTCGCCCCCGGGAGCGGGCACGTGCTGCGCGAGCCCCTCGGCACGGTGCTCGTGATCGCGCCGTGGAACTACCCGGTCAATCTCGCGCTCTCCCCGCTCGTGGGGGCTATCGCGGGCGGCAACACGGCGCTCCTGGCGCCCAGCGAGCTCGCTCCTGCGACCTCGGCCGCGCTCGCACGGCTCGCCGCGCGCCACCTCGACCCCGCGTGGATCCGTGTGGTCGAGGGCGGGGTCGAGGAGAAGACCGCACTGCTCGCCGAGCGCTTCGATCTCATCTTCTACACCGGCGGCGGCCGGGTGGGCCGCCTCGTCGCGCACGCCGCGGCGGAGCACCTCACCCCCACGGTCCTCGAGCTCGGCGGGAAGTCGCCCGTGTTCGTCGACGAAGGCGTCGACCTCGCCCGCGCGGCACGGCGGATCGTGTGGGGCAAGTTCACCAACGCGGGCCAGACGTGCACGGCCCCGGATCACCTCATGGCCACGCCCGCCACGCTCGCGGCCCTGCTCCCGCACCTGCGCGCCGCGATCGAGGAGATGTACGGGCCCGATCCGCGCACGTGCGAGGAGTACGGACGGATCGTCGGCGAGGCCCAGCTCGACCGTCTCGCCGGGCTGCTCGACGGCGCGACGGCCGCGATCGGAGGCGTCGACGGGATCGATCGCGCGGCACGCCACATCCCGCCCACCGTGCTCGTGGACGTCTCGTTCGACGACCCCGTCATGGACGAGGAGATCTTCGGCCCGATCCTCCCGCTGCTCGCGGTCTCGGGCCCGCTCGAGGCCGTCGACCGGATCCGGGCCGGGGCCAAGCCCCTGACCGCGTACGTCTTCAGCGACGACCCGCGGACCCGTCGCCTGTTCGCGACCCGCACGTCGTCGGGCTCTCTCGCTCTCGGGCTCACCCTCGCGCACGTGGGCGCGGTCTCGATGCCGTTCGGCGGGGTGGGGGAGTCCGGGCACGGCGCGTATCACGGCCGTGCGAGCCTCGAGGCCTTCACCCACGCCAAGCCGGTCGTCTCCAAGCCGCTCGTGCCGGACACCCTGCGGCTCGTCTATCCGCCCGTCTCGGCGCTGCGGCGCCGGCTCGTGCGCCGCCTGCTCGGCGGCTGA
- a CDS encoding ATP-binding protein, whose amino-acid sequence MDNQGVEHLVARLRAIGRDDERIEAKTCATTLSADVWETVSAFANTDGGTLLLGLDEREGFEPCPSFDLDRVLSQFVEGMGDGGGHGGRLTHPPQYRPTTAVVDGIPILAVDIAENAVGLKPCYITRRAVHGGSYKRVGDKDLRLSMTEIFEMQTATMISEADRRVVDDVQIDDLDETLVDRYVEAHAGSRALAGIDQGDRAAALRRLNVTAPGGGVRFAALLTMGRYPQQHFPQMLIDVAVHPYPDRATARSSTRFVDRRLCEGPLADMVDQAVETVARNLRTYSTVEGTGRVDQLEVPREVLREAVANAVLHREYSPPFQGQPISVDVFPDRIEVASPGGLWGGKTVATLANGQSRCRNATLLQILRKLPLSGKPGSVVEGNGTGVEFMRNQMSAQALPEPHYRAAPDLVTLTLGRHATEFPENRTWLAAVAHRDLTRHEQIVAMMARQFPVLTVELVRDMLQLDSDDVRSVLADLTHDGVLRKDPDGWRRTNAEPMAGKRRARPSPDTVLDVLSPSDARSIREIAELTGLSVGTLRPLLKRLVDDGRISPTAPPTSKHRRYVRASPPPRG is encoded by the coding sequence ATGGATAACCAGGGAGTCGAGCACCTGGTGGCACGGTTGCGCGCCATCGGACGAGACGACGAGCGGATCGAGGCCAAGACCTGTGCCACGACGTTGAGCGCGGATGTCTGGGAGACCGTCAGCGCCTTCGCGAACACCGACGGCGGGACGTTGCTGCTGGGTCTCGACGAGCGCGAGGGGTTCGAGCCGTGCCCCAGCTTCGACCTGGACCGCGTCCTCTCCCAGTTCGTCGAGGGGATGGGAGACGGGGGCGGGCACGGGGGCAGACTCACCCATCCGCCCCAGTACCGGCCTACGACCGCGGTGGTCGACGGCATTCCGATCCTGGCCGTGGACATCGCGGAGAACGCGGTCGGCCTGAAGCCCTGCTACATCACTCGGCGAGCAGTCCACGGTGGCTCGTACAAGAGGGTCGGGGACAAGGATCTTCGACTCTCGATGACCGAGATCTTCGAGATGCAGACCGCGACGATGATCAGCGAGGCCGATCGCCGGGTGGTGGACGACGTGCAGATCGATGACCTCGACGAGACGTTGGTGGACCGGTACGTCGAGGCTCATGCGGGCTCCCGTGCGCTGGCAGGCATAGACCAGGGTGACCGGGCGGCTGCCTTGCGCCGTCTGAATGTCACCGCCCCGGGAGGAGGCGTCCGGTTCGCGGCTCTCCTCACGATGGGGCGCTACCCTCAGCAGCACTTCCCTCAGATGCTCATCGATGTGGCAGTCCACCCGTATCCGGATCGGGCCACCGCGCGGTCGTCCACGCGCTTCGTGGACCGCAGGCTGTGCGAAGGGCCTCTGGCGGACATGGTCGACCAGGCCGTGGAGACGGTGGCTCGCAATCTGCGTACGTACTCGACGGTGGAGGGGACCGGCAGGGTGGACCAGCTCGAGGTCCCGCGTGAGGTGCTGCGCGAAGCCGTGGCGAATGCCGTGCTGCATCGGGAGTACAGCCCGCCCTTCCAGGGCCAGCCGATCTCTGTCGACGTCTTCCCGGATCGCATCGAGGTCGCCAGTCCGGGTGGTCTGTGGGGTGGGAAGACGGTGGCCACCTTGGCCAATGGGCAGTCCCGATGCCGCAATGCCACTCTTCTGCAGATCCTGAGAAAACTCCCGCTCAGCGGGAAGCCCGGGTCCGTCGTCGAGGGCAACGGCACGGGGGTCGAGTTCATGAGGAACCAGATGAGTGCCCAGGCGCTCCCCGAACCGCATTACCGGGCGGCCCCCGACCTGGTCACGTTGACGCTAGGGCGGCACGCGACCGAGTTCCCGGAGAACCGCACGTGGCTGGCCGCGGTCGCGCACCGGGACCTGACGCGGCACGAGCAGATCGTCGCCATGATGGCCCGACAGTTCCCGGTTCTGACAGTCGAGCTCGTCCGGGACATGCTTCAGCTCGACTCGGATGACGTGCGCAGCGTGCTCGCCGACCTCACTCACGACGGCGTGCTGCGGAAGGATCCGGACGGTTGGCGACGAACGAACGCCGAGCCCATGGCGGGAAAGCGCAGGGCGCGCCCTTCCCCGGACACGGTCCTGGACGTCCTGTCCCCGTCCGATGCGCGTTCCATCAGGGAGATCGCGGAGCTGACCGGACTCTCCGTGGGCACCCTGCGGCCTCTCCTGAAGAGGCTCGTCGATGACGGCCGCATCAGCCCGACGGCGCCCCCGACCAGCAAACACCGACGTTACGTACGGGCCTCTCCTCCTCCGCGCGGGTGA
- the manA gene encoding mannose-6-phosphate isomerase, class I: protein MWELEGTVQHYAWGSAAALPSFLGRPSDGTPWAEVWYGAHPLAPATLRETSAPLDRAIEAEPQRLLGEEVMRAFDGHLPYLLKVIAPERPLSLQVHPSREHAAESFAAENAAGLPLDSPQRNYRDDNHKPELVVALEHFEALCGFRTPRRAAAILAGLGTDLTDRLYALLVQHPHAHGMRAAFRTLVSPSMRPDPETVARVASACASRYERGQSPSPRIDRTVWLLHEHFPGDPGVVAALLLNPVTLHPGEAMFVPAGAIHAYLSGLAVEIMAASDNVLRAGLSPKRVDADEVLQCVSVVAAPPLRVAAERLTPATVAYYAPIDDFELSLTTIADGSGGTPPHHAIPGSGPRILLALDGELTVESAMGRRSLERGRALFVPAVAGVVRVGGSGRLVQASVP, encoded by the coding sequence ATGTGGGAGCTCGAGGGCACGGTCCAGCACTACGCCTGGGGCTCCGCCGCCGCCCTGCCCTCCTTCCTCGGGAGACCGAGCGACGGGACGCCCTGGGCGGAGGTCTGGTACGGCGCGCATCCGCTCGCGCCCGCCACCCTGCGCGAGACCTCTGCCCCTCTCGACCGGGCGATCGAGGCCGAGCCGCAGCGGCTGCTCGGCGAGGAGGTCATGCGTGCCTTCGACGGCCACCTGCCCTATCTGCTCAAGGTGATCGCGCCCGAGCGTCCGCTCTCCCTGCAGGTGCATCCCTCGCGCGAGCATGCCGCGGAGTCCTTCGCGGCCGAGAACGCGGCCGGCCTCCCCCTCGACTCGCCGCAGCGCAACTACCGCGACGACAACCACAAGCCGGAGCTCGTCGTCGCCCTCGAGCACTTCGAGGCGCTGTGCGGGTTCCGCACGCCGCGGCGTGCCGCCGCGATCCTCGCCGGGCTCGGCACCGACCTGACGGACCGCCTCTACGCGCTCCTGGTCCAGCACCCCCATGCGCACGGCATGCGCGCCGCCTTCCGGACCCTGGTCTCGCCGTCGATGCGGCCGGACCCCGAGACGGTCGCGCGCGTCGCCTCCGCGTGCGCGTCCCGCTACGAGCGGGGGCAGTCGCCGTCCCCCCGCATCGACCGCACCGTGTGGCTCCTGCACGAGCACTTCCCCGGCGACCCGGGCGTCGTGGCCGCGCTGCTGCTCAACCCCGTCACCCTGCATCCGGGCGAGGCGATGTTCGTGCCCGCCGGCGCGATCCACGCCTACCTCTCGGGCCTCGCGGTCGAGATCATGGCCGCGAGCGACAACGTGCTGCGCGCGGGGCTGTCCCCCAAGCGGGTCGACGCCGACGAGGTGCTGCAGTGCGTCTCGGTCGTCGCCGCCCCGCCGCTCCGCGTCGCCGCCGAGCGGCTGACCCCGGCGACCGTCGCCTACTACGCACCGATCGACGACTTCGAGCTGTCCCTGACGACGATCGCCGACGGGTCCGGGGGCACGCCCCCGCACCACGCGATCCCTGGCAGCGGTCCGCGCATCCTGCTCGCGCTCGACGGCGAGCTGACGGTCGAGTCGGCGATGGGCCGCCGCTCCCTCGAGCGCGGGCGCGCCCTGTTCGTGCCCGCCGTCGCGGGGGTCGTGCGGGTCGGGGGGAGCGGCCGCCTGGTCCAGGCGAGCGTTCCCTGA
- a CDS encoding transglycosylase family protein: MSRTPTHRAEGAPVLLKGSRLAPRAAAVVGGAIAATAIVGAGGATAQADEATWDRVAQCESSGRWSVNTGNGYYGGLQFSRSTWNEFGGQAYASTADKASKDQQIAVARRVLASQGPGAWPVCSKKAGLTKTTGDADRSAQPGYGSSGTKTPANPAPSTPTSAKLVVDGRFGPKTTRALESWAGVSADGSLSKADIKAVQRKVGANPDGVIGRETTRKLQQAIGAPTNGAKSFRTDRATVRVLQDYLNRR, from the coding sequence ATGTCCCGCACCCCCACCCATCGCGCCGAGGGCGCTCCCGTCCTGCTCAAGGGCTCCCGGCTGGCGCCGCGCGCGGCCGCCGTCGTGGGCGGCGCGATCGCGGCGACCGCGATCGTCGGCGCCGGGGGCGCGACGGCGCAGGCCGACGAGGCCACGTGGGACCGGGTCGCACAGTGCGAGTCCTCCGGGCGCTGGTCGGTCAACACGGGCAACGGCTACTACGGCGGCCTCCAGTTCAGCCGCTCCACCTGGAACGAGTTCGGCGGCCAGGCCTATGCCTCGACGGCGGACAAGGCGAGCAAGGACCAGCAGATCGCCGTGGCGCGCCGTGTGCTCGCCTCCCAGGGTCCCGGGGCATGGCCCGTCTGCTCGAAGAAGGCCGGCCTGACCAAGACGACCGGCGACGCCGACCGCTCGGCGCAGCCCGGCTACGGCTCCTCCGGCACGAAGACCCCGGCCAACCCCGCCCCGAGCACGCCCACGAGCGCCAAGCTCGTCGTCGACGGCCGCTTCGGCCCGAAGACCACCCGTGCGCTCGAGAGCTGGGCGGGCGTGTCGGCCGACGGCTCGCTCTCGAAGGCGGACATCAAGGCCGTGCAGCGCAAGGTCGGCGCCAACCCCGACGGCGTGATCGGGCGGGAGACGACGCGCAAGCTGCAGCAGGCGATCGGCGCCCCGACCAACGGCGCCAAGAGCTTCCGCACCGACCGCGCCACCGTGCGCGTCCTGCAGGACTACCTCAACCGCCGCTGA